Proteins from a genomic interval of Stenotrophomonas sp. 24(2023):
- the rnk gene encoding nucleoside diphosphate kinase regulator: protein MTTASGLPPSITVSSHDMDRLDAMLDSPALSQTPAALALAQELNRATVVAPDQIPAGTVMMHSRVECQDEVSGETHVLTLVFPREANVDEGKVSVLAPVGSALLGLSVGQSIDWAAPGGRKLRLRVIAVHNDRP, encoded by the coding sequence ATGACCACCGCCAGCGGCCTGCCGCCGTCAATCACCGTTTCAAGCCACGACATGGACCGCCTGGACGCCATGCTCGATTCTCCCGCGCTGAGCCAGACGCCTGCCGCGCTCGCGCTTGCCCAGGAACTCAACCGTGCCACCGTGGTGGCCCCGGACCAGATTCCCGCTGGCACCGTCATGATGCATTCGCGCGTGGAATGCCAGGATGAGGTGTCCGGCGAAACCCATGTGCTGACCCTCGTCTTCCCCCGCGAAGCCAATGTCGATGAAGGCAAGGTATCTGTGCTGGCGCCGGTCGGCAGTGCCCTGCTTGGCCTGTCGGTGGGCCAGAGCATCGACTGGGCCGCACCGGGTGGCCGCAAGCTGCGCCTGCGCGTCATCGCCGTCCACAACGATCGTCCCTGA
- a CDS encoding UbiH/UbiF family hydroxylase, translating into MNRRARLDVVIAGGGVVGASCALALAEAGLSVALVEGREPAAWQPGQPDLRVFAFAADNVQLLQRLGVWPAIARARAWPYRRMQVWDAAGGDDLLFDADRFGRSELGFIVENGLLQDRLWAALPAAGVQLHCPARVEALEQDAEGVRLRLDDGRRIDAALAVAADGADSTLRRLAGIEVDTHDYHQRGVVAYVDSVLPNQATAWQRFLPTGPLALLPVAPQRSSIVWTLPEDEAARVLALDEAAFERELTRAFGARLGQLRLASPRAAFPLRRQLARQYVAGRVLALGDAAHVVHPLAGQGVNLGLRDVAALQHWLAPAAGSRGQPRLSPQRLQRWARERRSDNQVAAYSFEAINRLFSNDEMHLTLARGRALGCVGKWPPLVQAFWKRAAGV; encoded by the coding sequence ATGAACCGGCGCGCGCGCCTGGACGTGGTGATCGCCGGTGGTGGCGTGGTCGGTGCCAGCTGCGCGCTGGCACTGGCCGAGGCCGGCCTGTCGGTGGCGCTGGTGGAAGGCCGCGAGCCGGCTGCCTGGCAGCCCGGCCAGCCGGACCTGCGGGTGTTCGCCTTCGCCGCCGACAACGTGCAGCTGCTGCAGCGGCTGGGCGTGTGGCCGGCGATTGCCCGTGCCCGCGCGTGGCCTTACCGGCGCATGCAGGTCTGGGATGCGGCCGGTGGCGACGACCTGCTGTTCGATGCGGACCGCTTTGGCCGCAGCGAACTGGGCTTCATCGTCGAGAACGGGCTGTTGCAGGACCGCCTGTGGGCGGCCCTGCCCGCGGCAGGGGTGCAACTGCACTGTCCTGCCCGGGTCGAGGCACTGGAGCAGGATGCCGAGGGCGTGCGCCTGCGGCTGGACGATGGGCGCCGCATCGATGCGGCACTGGCCGTGGCCGCCGATGGCGCCGACTCGACCCTGCGCCGGCTGGCGGGCATCGAGGTGGACACGCACGACTACCACCAGCGTGGCGTGGTCGCTTACGTGGACAGCGTGCTGCCGAACCAGGCCACCGCCTGGCAGCGCTTCCTGCCGACCGGTCCGCTGGCGCTGCTGCCGGTGGCGCCGCAGCGCAGTTCGATTGTATGGACGCTGCCCGAGGACGAAGCCGCCCGGGTACTGGCCCTGGACGAGGCCGCGTTCGAGCGTGAGCTGACGCGTGCCTTCGGCGCCCGCCTGGGGCAGCTGCGGCTGGCATCGCCGCGCGCGGCATTCCCGCTGCGCCGGCAGCTGGCGCGGCAGTACGTGGCCGGGCGTGTGCTGGCGCTGGGCGATGCCGCGCACGTGGTGCACCCGTTGGCCGGGCAGGGGGTGAACCTGGGCCTGCGCGACGTGGCCGCGCTGCAGCACTGGCTTGCACCGGCGGCCGGCAGCCGCGGGCAACCGCGCCTGTCACCGCAGCGCCTGCAGCGCTGGGCCCGTGAGCGGCGCAGCGACAACCAGGTGGCGGCCTACAGTTTCGAGGCCATCAACCGGCTGTTTTCCAACGACGAGATGCACCTGACCCTGGCCCGTGGGCGCGCGCTGGGCTGCGTGGGCAAGTGGCCACCGCTGGTGCAGGCGTTCTGGAAGCGCGCCGCCGGGGTGTAG
- a CDS encoding EF-hand domain-containing protein codes for MPYRSIPLLFALLPVLAWGQASRPSPAQSAPLRDDSGVVREQPLSAGRVTGSVDVPVPLGDTPVTVRSVTPSSVVGQYRIHFAALDVDGDGFISREEAQANPALADEFNALDVKRRGKLDRADLAGWLID; via the coding sequence ATGCCATACCGCTCGATTCCACTGCTGTTCGCGCTGCTGCCGGTGCTGGCCTGGGGGCAGGCATCACGGCCCTCGCCTGCGCAGAGCGCGCCCCTGCGCGATGACAGCGGCGTGGTGCGCGAGCAGCCGTTGTCAGCGGGGCGGGTGACCGGCAGCGTCGATGTGCCGGTGCCGCTGGGCGACACCCCGGTGACCGTGCGCTCGGTTACCCCCAGCAGTGTCGTGGGCCAGTACCGCATCCACTTCGCAGCGCTGGACGTGGACGGTGATGGTTTCATCAGTCGCGAGGAGGCCCAGGCCAACCCGGCACTGGCCGATGAGTTCAACGCGCTGGATGTGAAACGGCGCGGCAAGCTGGACCGTGCGGACCTGGCCGGCTGGCTGATCGACTGA
- a CDS encoding glutamine--tRNA ligase/YqeY domain fusion protein: MSEHTPASPETSTDSHEKRDFVRQIVREDLASGKHQAIKTRFPPEPNGYLHIGHAKSICLNFGIAGEFSGVCNLRFDDTNPAKEDPEYVTAIQDDVRWLGFEWNELRHASDYFQVYYLAAEKLIAQGKAYVCDLSAEEVRAYRGTLTEPGRPSPWRDRSVEENLDLFRRMRAGEFPDGARTVRAKIDMASGNINLRDPALYRIKHVEHQNTGNAWPIYPMYDFAHALGDSIEGITHSLCTLEFEDHRPLYDWCVDNVDLPHDDALTAPLVDAGLPREAAKPRQIEFSRLNINYTVMSKRKLMALVTEQLVDGWEDPRMPTLQGLRRRGYTPAAMRLFAERVGISKQNSLIDFSVLEGALREDLDSAAARRMAVVDPVKLVLTNLPEGHEEQLTFSNHPKDESFGSRQVPFAREVWIDREDFAEVPPKGWKRLVTGGEVRLRGAGIIRCDEVVKDADGTITELRGWLDPESRPGMEGANRKVKGTIHWVSAVHGVPAEIRLYDRLFSVPNPDDESEGKTYRDYLNPESRRTVTGYVEPAAASAAPEQSFQFERTGYFVADRRDHSEATPVFNRSVTLRDTWSA, encoded by the coding sequence ATGTCCGAGCACACCCCCGCCAGCCCCGAGACCTCCACCGACAGCCACGAGAAGCGTGATTTCGTCCGCCAGATCGTGCGCGAGGACCTGGCCAGCGGGAAGCACCAGGCGATCAAGACCCGTTTTCCGCCCGAGCCCAACGGCTACCTGCACATCGGCCACGCCAAGTCGATCTGCCTGAACTTCGGCATCGCCGGCGAGTTCAGCGGCGTGTGCAACCTGCGCTTCGATGACACCAACCCGGCCAAGGAAGACCCCGAGTACGTCACCGCCATCCAGGACGACGTGCGCTGGCTGGGCTTTGAATGGAACGAGCTGCGCCACGCCTCGGACTACTTCCAGGTCTACTACCTGGCCGCCGAGAAGCTGATCGCCCAGGGCAAGGCCTATGTCTGCGACCTGTCGGCCGAGGAAGTGCGCGCCTACCGCGGCACCCTGACCGAGCCGGGCCGCCCCTCGCCGTGGCGCGACCGCAGCGTCGAGGAAAACCTGGACCTGTTCCGCCGCATGCGTGCCGGTGAATTCCCGGACGGTGCACGCACCGTGCGCGCGAAGATCGACATGGCCAGCGGCAACATCAACCTGCGCGACCCGGCGCTGTACCGCATCAAGCACGTCGAGCACCAGAACACCGGCAACGCCTGGCCGATCTACCCGATGTACGACTTCGCCCATGCGCTGGGCGATTCGATCGAGGGCATCACCCACTCGCTGTGCACGCTGGAATTCGAAGACCACCGCCCGCTGTACGACTGGTGCGTGGACAACGTGGACCTGCCGCACGACGACGCGCTGACCGCGCCGCTGGTCGATGCCGGGCTGCCGCGCGAGGCCGCCAAGCCGCGCCAGATCGAGTTCTCGCGCCTGAACATCAACTACACGGTGATGAGCAAGCGCAAGCTGATGGCGCTGGTCACCGAGCAGCTGGTGGACGGCTGGGAAGACCCGCGCATGCCGACCCTGCAGGGCCTGCGCCGCCGTGGCTACACCCCGGCCGCGATGCGCCTGTTCGCCGAGCGCGTGGGCATCAGCAAGCAGAACTCGCTGATCGACTTCAGCGTGCTCGAAGGCGCGCTGCGCGAAGACCTGGACAGTGCGGCCGCGCGCCGCATGGCCGTGGTCGACCCGGTCAAGCTGGTGCTGACCAACCTGCCCGAAGGCCACGAAGAGCAGCTGACCTTCAGCAACCACCCCAAGGACGAGAGCTTCGGCAGCCGCCAGGTGCCGTTCGCCCGCGAGGTGTGGATCGACCGCGAAGACTTCGCCGAAGTGCCGCCCAAGGGCTGGAAGCGCCTGGTCACCGGCGGCGAAGTGCGCCTGCGTGGCGCCGGCATCATCCGCTGCGATGAGGTGGTCAAGGATGCCGACGGCACCATCACCGAACTGCGCGGCTGGCTGGACCCGGAATCGCGCCCGGGCATGGAAGGCGCCAACCGCAAGGTCAAGGGCACCATCCACTGGGTCAGCGCCGTGCATGGCGTGCCGGCGGAGATCCGCCTGTACGACCGCCTGTTCTCGGTGCCCAACCCGGACGACGAATCGGAAGGCAAGACCTACCGCGATTACCTCAACCCGGAATCGCGCCGCACCGTCACCGGCTATGTCGAGCCGGCCGCCGCCAGCGCTGCCCCGGAACAGTCCTTCCAGTTCGAACGCACCGGCTACTTCGTCGCCGACCGCCGCGATCACAGCGAAGCCACGCCGGTGTTCAACCGCAGCGTGACCCTGCGTGATACCTGGTCGGCCTGA
- a CDS encoding nucleoside deaminase, which produces MLYAQVHLTLPAWIHDQIDLGRRYPGDEDKVALAIALSRLNIEHATGGPFGAVVFGPDDTVIAAGVNRVVPHATSLAHAENMAYMLAQQRLQTPRLNAVLSRVTLATSSQPCCQCYGATVWAGIDRLLIGASAADVEELTPFDEGPLPADWVGELNKRGIEVVQGLCRDDARSVLRAYGEADGTRY; this is translated from the coding sequence ATGCTGTACGCGCAAGTCCACCTGACCCTTCCCGCCTGGATCCACGACCAGATCGACCTGGGTCGTCGCTATCCCGGCGATGAGGACAAGGTCGCGCTGGCGATCGCGCTGTCGCGGCTGAACATCGAGCACGCCACGGGCGGCCCGTTCGGCGCCGTGGTGTTCGGCCCGGACGACACGGTGATCGCCGCCGGCGTGAACCGCGTGGTGCCGCATGCCACTTCGCTGGCGCACGCGGAGAACATGGCCTACATGCTGGCCCAGCAGCGCCTGCAGACCCCCCGCCTGAACGCGGTGCTGTCCAGGGTCACCCTGGCCACCAGTTCGCAGCCGTGCTGCCAGTGCTACGGCGCCACGGTGTGGGCCGGCATCGACCGCCTGTTGATCGGTGCCAGCGCCGCCGACGTGGAAGAACTGACCCCGTTCGACGAAGGCCCGCTGCCGGCCGACTGGGTGGGCGAACTGAACAAGCGCGGCATCGAGGTCGTCCAGGGCCTGTGTCGCGATGACGCCCGCAGCGTGCTGCGCGCTTACGGGGAAGCCGATGGCACCCGCTACTGA
- a CDS encoding transaldolase, with translation MSTPSKLSQLRELSVVVADTGDYDAIKRLKPVDCTTNPTLVKKALDLPVYAELIARELAWGRQQDGDRDAVVNAIADRLTIGVGTLLSTLVPGRVSTEVDADLAHDTAATVAKARQFVQMYADAGVPREKILIKIAATWEGVEAARILQAEGIDCNLTLIFNPTQALACSEAGAYLISPFVGRILDWYVAHGQAPASIDEDPGVVFVRGVYAEFKRRGSSTVVMGASFRSTAQIEALAGCDRLTISPDLLEKLDADHGELPRTLVAGAADGAAVTPIDAATFAADLAADPMATEKLATGIDAFAKDLDALRQRIRSEL, from the coding sequence ATGAGTACCCCGTCCAAACTGTCCCAGCTGCGCGAACTGTCCGTGGTCGTTGCCGACACCGGTGACTACGACGCCATCAAGCGCCTGAAGCCGGTGGACTGCACCACCAACCCCACCCTGGTGAAGAAGGCGCTGGACCTGCCGGTCTACGCCGAACTGATCGCACGCGAGCTGGCCTGGGGCCGGCAGCAGGACGGCGACCGCGATGCGGTCGTCAACGCCATCGCCGACCGCCTGACGATCGGCGTGGGCACGCTGCTGAGCACGCTGGTCCCGGGCCGCGTGTCCACCGAGGTCGATGCCGACCTGGCCCACGACACCGCCGCCACCGTGGCCAAGGCCCGCCAGTTCGTCCAGATGTATGCCGATGCCGGCGTGCCGCGCGAGAAGATCCTGATCAAGATCGCCGCGACCTGGGAAGGCGTGGAAGCCGCGCGCATCCTGCAGGCCGAGGGCATCGACTGCAACCTGACGCTGATCTTCAACCCGACCCAGGCCCTGGCCTGCAGCGAAGCCGGCGCCTACCTGATTTCCCCGTTCGTCGGCCGCATCCTGGACTGGTACGTGGCCCACGGCCAGGCCCCGGCCAGCATCGACGAGGACCCGGGCGTGGTGTTCGTGCGTGGCGTGTACGCCGAGTTCAAGCGCCGTGGTTCGTCGACGGTGGTGATGGGCGCCTCGTTCCGCTCGACCGCGCAGATCGAAGCGCTGGCCGGTTGCGACCGCCTGACCATTTCACCGGACCTGCTGGAAAAGCTGGATGCCGACCATGGCGAGCTGCCGCGCACGCTGGTGGCTGGTGCGGCTGACGGCGCAGCGGTGACCCCGATCGATGCGGCCACGTTCGCCGCGGACCTGGCGGCTGACCCGATGGCGACCGAGAAGCTGGCGACGGGTATCGATGCGTTTGCCAAGGATCTGGACGCCCTGCGCCAGCGGATCCGTTCGGAGCTGTGA
- a CDS encoding LysR substrate-binding domain-containing protein — protein sequence MNLRDLKYLVALAEHKHFGRAAASCFVSQPTLSTQIRKLEEELGVPLVERAPRKVMLTPAGQDAAARARVIVAEVEQMKEAARRSRDPEAGTVRLGIFPTLGPYLLPHVIPRIRDRFPELELLLVEEKSDVLLDRLREGKLDAALLALPVVDDQLHAEFLFEEPFLLAVSGQHPLATREHLDVQELATQKLLLLEDGHCLRDQALEVCRLFGANEKSEFRATSLETLRQMVAADVGITLLPSLSVQPPVPRSTNIRLIDFVGEGRPSRRIAMIWRRSSAMHGFLAELAEQFKRLPQKLFTLDEQARLASLTSAATPGPVLNG from the coding sequence ATGAACCTACGTGATCTGAAATACCTGGTGGCCCTGGCCGAGCACAAGCATTTCGGCCGGGCCGCCGCATCCTGTTTCGTCAGCCAGCCCACACTGTCCACCCAGATCCGCAAGCTGGAAGAAGAGCTGGGCGTGCCGCTGGTGGAGCGGGCCCCGCGCAAGGTGATGCTCACCCCGGCCGGCCAGGACGCCGCCGCGCGTGCCCGGGTGATCGTGGCCGAAGTGGAGCAGATGAAGGAAGCCGCCCGCCGCAGCCGCGACCCGGAGGCGGGCACGGTGCGCCTGGGCATCTTCCCCACGCTCGGGCCGTACCTGCTGCCGCATGTGATTCCGCGCATCCGCGACCGCTTCCCGGAACTGGAGCTGCTGCTGGTGGAGGAAAAGAGCGACGTGCTGCTGGACCGCCTGCGCGAAGGCAAGCTGGATGCCGCGTTGCTGGCCCTGCCGGTGGTCGATGACCAGCTGCACGCCGAGTTCCTGTTCGAGGAACCGTTCCTGCTGGCGGTGTCCGGCCAGCACCCGCTGGCCACCCGCGAACACCTGGACGTGCAGGAACTGGCCACGCAGAAGCTGCTGCTGCTCGAGGACGGGCACTGCCTGCGCGACCAGGCGCTGGAGGTCTGCCGCCTGTTCGGCGCCAACGAGAAATCCGAATTCCGTGCCACCAGCCTGGAAACGCTGCGGCAGATGGTGGCCGCCGACGTGGGGATCACCCTGCTGCCCAGCCTGTCGGTGCAGCCACCGGTGCCGCGCTCGACCAACATCCGCCTGATCGATTTCGTCGGCGAAGGCCGCCCCAGCCGGCGCATCGCCATGATCTGGCGCCGCAGCTCGGCCATGCACGGGTTCCTGGCCGAACTCGCCGAGCAGTTCAAGCGCCTGCCGCAGAAGCTGTTCACCCTGGACGAACAGGCCCGGCTGGCATCGCTCACCTCGGCCGCCACACCCGGCCCCGTGCTGAACGGCTGA
- a CDS encoding DUF2007 domain-containing protein — MHIVYKADNLFDAHLVKHALEDAGIPAFVFGEQLLGGMGELPLFGVLRVGIPDAARPQAEDIVAALDLGHGPADPMSDADDIAGLPA, encoded by the coding sequence ATGCACATCGTGTACAAGGCCGACAACCTGTTCGACGCCCATCTGGTCAAGCACGCGCTGGAGGATGCCGGCATTCCGGCCTTCGTGTTCGGCGAGCAGCTGCTGGGCGGGATGGGCGAGCTGCCCCTGTTCGGGGTGCTGCGGGTGGGCATCCCGGACGCCGCCCGCCCGCAGGCGGAGGACATCGTGGCCGCGCTGGACTTGGGCCACGGCCCGGCCGACCCCATGTCCGATGCAGACGACATTGCCGGCCTGCCGGCGTAG
- the rlmM gene encoding 23S rRNA (cytidine(2498)-2'-O)-methyltransferase RlmM, whose product MAPATEAGIGLLCLCRQGFEPELAGELQFRAGDAGFAGYARTQRNDGYVLFMCDEAASLAPQLPWRELIFARQKLLVLAELPQLDPADRITPMLDVLADAPRFGDLWVEHPDSDAGKPLSGLARAFGNALRPALRKAGKLSDKPSNRLPRLHVVFVDGTHAFVCVADPADSAPWALGIPRLKLLPDAPSRSALKLDEALLTLLAPDEREALVKPGMRAADLGAAPGGWTWVLTRQHMQVLSIDNGPLRQHVLDTGLVEHLRADGFHWHPEQPLDWMVCDMVEQPRRVAERMATWFREGWCRHAIFNLKLPMKKRWDETRLCLDLFQQQAGKPLVVRAKQLYHDREEITVLASPLR is encoded by the coding sequence ATGGCACCCGCTACTGAGGCTGGCATCGGCCTGCTGTGCCTGTGCCGCCAGGGCTTCGAGCCCGAGCTGGCCGGCGAACTGCAGTTCCGCGCCGGTGACGCCGGTTTTGCCGGCTATGCGCGCACCCAGCGCAATGACGGCTACGTGCTGTTCATGTGCGATGAGGCGGCGTCACTGGCCCCGCAGCTGCCCTGGCGCGAGCTGATCTTCGCCCGGCAGAAACTGCTGGTGCTGGCCGAACTGCCGCAGCTGGACCCGGCCGACCGCATCACCCCGATGCTGGACGTGCTGGCCGATGCGCCACGCTTTGGCGACCTGTGGGTGGAACACCCCGATTCGGATGCCGGCAAGCCGCTGTCCGGCCTGGCCCGTGCCTTCGGCAATGCGCTGCGCCCGGCCCTGCGCAAGGCCGGCAAGCTCAGCGACAAGCCCAGCAACCGCCTGCCGCGCCTGCACGTGGTGTTCGTCGACGGCACCCACGCCTTCGTCTGCGTGGCCGACCCGGCCGACAGCGCACCGTGGGCGCTGGGCATCCCGCGCCTGAAGCTGCTGCCCGACGCCCCCTCACGTTCAGCGCTGAAGCTGGACGAAGCGCTGCTGACCCTGCTGGCCCCGGACGAGCGCGAAGCACTGGTGAAACCGGGCATGCGCGCGGCCGACCTGGGTGCCGCCCCCGGTGGCTGGACCTGGGTGCTGACCCGCCAGCACATGCAGGTACTGAGCATCGACAACGGCCCGCTGCGCCAGCACGTGCTGGACACCGGCCTGGTCGAGCACCTGCGCGCCGACGGCTTCCACTGGCATCCGGAGCAGCCGCTGGACTGGATGGTGTGCGACATGGTCGAGCAGCCGCGTCGCGTGGCCGAGCGCATGGCCACCTGGTTCCGCGAGGGCTGGTGCCGGCATGCGATCTTCAACCTGAAGCTGCCGATGAAAAAGCGCTGGGACGAGACCCGGCTGTGCCTGGACCTGTTCCAGCAACAGGCGGGCAAGCCGCTGGTGGTACGTGCCAAGCAGCTGTACCACGACCGTGAGGAAATCACGGTGCTGGCCTCGCCGCTGCGTTGA
- the ubiH gene encoding 2-octaprenyl-6-methoxyphenyl hydroxylase yields MSERHDVLIVGGGLVGASLAIALDRLGRDVALLEASPAGALPAVFDQRNLSFAAATVNALTALGVMQKLEGPPGPITRIHVSRAGDFGRVQMHAADYDRPWFGQVVVARDFGNALEARLQELPRLCRYRPLRFLGLGPVVDGYRQVQVADADGERTLQARLVVGADGTQSAVRQALGIPAERHDFQQTLFVARVRGQRAPDGTAWERFTDTGPTALLPRGDRHFGVVHGVARDQAEAVMALDEAAWLQRLQSAIGWRAGRLLASGPRSAYPLVQVLAQALAGERAVLLGNAAQTIHPLGAQGFNLGLRDALTLAELLEEGGDAGSDALLRAYVDRRDEDRRQTIAFSGGLARLTSNPSPLLRPLRSLGLVATQATGLQSMLVGGAMGFRGQVPRLCRGEAA; encoded by the coding sequence ATGAGTGAACGACATGATGTGCTGATTGTCGGCGGTGGCCTGGTCGGCGCCAGCCTGGCCATCGCCCTGGACCGCCTCGGGCGCGACGTGGCCCTGCTGGAGGCCAGCCCGGCCGGGGCGCTGCCGGCGGTGTTCGACCAGCGCAACCTCAGTTTCGCCGCCGCCACCGTCAATGCCCTGACCGCGCTGGGCGTGATGCAGAAGCTGGAAGGCCCGCCCGGGCCGATCACCCGCATCCATGTCAGCCGCGCCGGTGATTTCGGCCGTGTGCAGATGCACGCGGCCGACTACGACCGGCCCTGGTTCGGGCAGGTGGTGGTGGCCCGTGATTTCGGCAATGCGCTGGAAGCGCGCCTGCAGGAGCTGCCACGGCTGTGCCGTTACCGTCCCCTGCGCTTTCTGGGGCTGGGGCCGGTGGTCGATGGCTACCGGCAGGTGCAGGTGGCCGATGCGGACGGTGAGCGCACCCTGCAGGCCCGGCTGGTGGTCGGTGCCGATGGCACGCAGAGCGCGGTGCGGCAGGCGCTGGGCATCCCGGCCGAGCGCCATGATTTCCAGCAGACCCTGTTCGTCGCCCGCGTGCGTGGCCAGCGCGCACCGGATGGCACCGCCTGGGAGCGTTTCACCGATACCGGCCCGACCGCCCTGTTGCCACGGGGCGACCGCCATTTCGGCGTGGTCCACGGCGTGGCCCGCGACCAGGCCGAAGCGGTGATGGCCCTGGACGAGGCGGCATGGCTGCAGCGCCTGCAGTCGGCCATCGGCTGGCGCGCCGGCCGCCTGCTTGCGTCCGGGCCGCGCAGCGCCTACCCGCTGGTGCAGGTGCTGGCCCAGGCGTTGGCCGGTGAACGTGCGGTGCTGCTGGGCAATGCCGCGCAGACCATCCACCCGCTGGGTGCGCAGGGCTTCAACCTGGGCCTGCGCGATGCGCTGACCCTGGCCGAGCTGCTGGAAGAGGGCGGCGATGCCGGCAGTGATGCGCTGCTGCGGGCCTATGTGGACCGCCGCGATGAGGACCGCCGACAGACCATCGCGTTTTCCGGCGGGCTGGCGCGGTTGACCAGCAATCCTTCGCCGCTGCTGCGCCCGCTGCGCAGCCTGGGGCTGGTGGCGACCCAGGCCACCGGCCTGCAGTCGATGCTGGTGGGCGGGGCCATGGGCTTCCGCGGGCAGGTGCCGCGGCTGTGCCGTGGAGAAGCCGCATGA
- the msrA gene encoding peptide-methionine (S)-S-oxide reductase MsrA, protein MLGIGAFKQRLPRAEEALPGRDQPLPLHSNQHYVNSHPLKDRFAGLQQVRFALGCFWGAERKFWTEPGVYSTAVGYAGGITPNPTYEEVCSGLTGHTEVVQVVFDPAVVSLERLLQLFWESHDPTQGMRQGNDTGTQYRSAIHATDEAQYQAALASREAYQGQLAAAGHGAITTEIVHPAPTFYYAEDYHQQYLAKNPNGYCGIGGTGVSCPIGLDVEAPR, encoded by the coding sequence ATCCTCGGCATCGGGGCCTTCAAGCAGCGGCTGCCGCGCGCGGAAGAGGCGCTGCCGGGCCGCGACCAGCCGTTGCCGCTGCACAGCAACCAGCACTACGTGAACAGCCATCCGCTGAAGGACCGTTTTGCCGGCCTGCAGCAGGTCCGCTTCGCGCTGGGCTGTTTCTGGGGGGCCGAGCGCAAGTTCTGGACCGAGCCGGGCGTGTACAGCACGGCGGTGGGCTATGCCGGCGGCATCACCCCGAACCCGACCTATGAAGAGGTCTGCTCGGGCCTGACCGGCCATACCGAAGTGGTGCAGGTGGTGTTCGATCCGGCGGTGGTGAGCCTGGAGCGGCTGCTGCAGCTGTTCTGGGAAAGCCATGACCCGACCCAGGGCATGCGCCAGGGCAACGACACCGGCACCCAGTACCGCTCGGCGATCCATGCCACCGACGAGGCGCAGTACCAGGCGGCGCTGGCCAGCCGTGAGGCTTACCAAGGGCAGCTGGCGGCGGCGGGCCATGGGGCGATCACCACGGAGATCGTGCACCCGGCACCCACGTTCTATTACGCCGAGGATTATCACCAGCAGTACCTGGCGAAGAACCCGAACGGGTACTGCGGGATTGGCGGCACCGGTGTGAGCTGCCCGATCGGGCTGGATGTGGAGGCGCCGCGCTGA